CTACATCGAACGAACTGCTGTTGTTGACGATGTAGGCCTGAGTCGCCAAGGGGGAAACCAGGGTCGCCAGACCAGCCAATAGAACGAGTTTCGCTTTCATAAATCCTCCATTGAAATCAAAGTTGAGCTTCGTCGTATGGGGTTGAAGAAACACGATGGAACGAGTCAAAGAAACGCTCACCTTATCAGGACCGCCTTCTGCCGAGAAGTGCCGCTGCACCCAGTGCGAGAAGGCCCAAACTGGCCGGCTCAGGGATGTCATAGCTGAAGTTCGCGGTGCCTTGAACGACAAAGCCGTCGAAGGGGTTGAACGATGGGTCGCCAGGGCTGCCCGCAGCCCCCGGCGGGATCTGGAACGCGCGGGTGATCGTGGTGCCTGTCGAGCCAAGCGCGGTCAGATCCGTAGCAGTCGTCCAGGCGATGTTTGTAAAAGCAGCCGGATTAGTTTCGGCTGTGCTGTTCTGAACGGTGACGGTCGGGCCGGTTCCGGTGTGGCCGGCGGTCGTCTCCTCCCAGTTCATCGTCGTCGCGGGACCGAATGCGGTGTACCGCATTCCGTAAATGGAGATGCTGTCGATGCTCAGAGTCACCTGCTCGCTGCCGGGGGTTGTGCCCAATGGGCCAGCCGGGCCGTTGTAGGTCACGGTCACGCTGAACGTGTTGTTGTACATGTCAGCGCCACCCAGATCGCCGGCAAGGACGCGGTTGAAGAACGTTACCGCTTGGGAACTGAAAGGGGTGGCGCCGCTGGCGGTGACGGTGATGCTGAAATCACCGAGCGTAAACGGCGTGCCGTTTACGGCCCCAGTGGGGGTGTTGGAGCTTGACGTTTCCGTAGCGTTCCACCCCGAAGAGGTGGCACCATACGCTACATCGAACGAACTGCTGTTGTTGACGATGTAGGCCTGAGTCGCCAAGGGGGAAACCAGGGTTGCCAGACCAGCCAATAGAACGAGTTTCGCTTTCATAAATCCTCCATTGAA
The DNA window shown above is from Phycisphaeraceae bacterium and carries:
- a CDS encoding PEP-CTERM sorting domain-containing protein, with the translated sequence MKAKLVLLAGLATLVSPLATQAYIVNNSSSFDVAYGATSSGWNATETSSSNTPTGAVNGTPFTLGDFSITVTASGATPFSSQAVTFFNRVLAGDLGGADMYNNTFSVTVTYNGPAGPLGTTPGSEQVTLSIDSISIYGMRYTAFGPATTMNWEETTAGHTGTGPTVTVQNSTAETNPAAFTNIAWTTATDLTALGSTGTTITRAFQIPPGAAGSPGDPSFNPFDGFVVQGTANFSYDIPEPASLGLLALGAAALLGRRRS